In a single window of the Pseudomonas oryzihabitans genome:
- a CDS encoding KpsF/GutQ family sugar-phosphate isomerase yields the protein MSDSIDFIASAKRTIDVEQAAVAALSARVDATFAQACRLLLGCRGRIVVLGMGKSGHVGNKIAATLASTGSPAFFVHPAEASHGDMGMITREDVIIAISQSGTSSEILTLLPLIKRLGVPLISFAGNPTSPLAKAADVNLDTSVATEACPLNLAPTSSTTVALVLGDALAIALLEARGFTAEDFAFSHPGGALGRRLLLKVEDVMHAGVDLPQVSEDTLVSDALLEMSRKGLGMTSVLGADGRLAGIFTDGDLRRALDRGIDVRTTPIATVMTRGGRTARARMLAAEALKIMEEHKVNSLVVIDDERRPVGALNMGDLLRAGVL from the coding sequence ATGTCCGACTCAATAGATTTCATCGCTTCCGCTAAGCGCACCATAGATGTTGAACAAGCTGCTGTAGCTGCTTTGAGCGCACGTGTCGACGCGACATTTGCCCAGGCCTGCCGTCTGCTGCTCGGCTGTCGCGGTCGAATAGTCGTGCTAGGCATGGGCAAGTCCGGCCATGTCGGCAACAAGATCGCCGCTACCTTGGCCAGCACCGGCAGCCCGGCGTTCTTCGTGCATCCGGCCGAAGCCAGCCATGGCGACATGGGCATGATCACCCGCGAGGACGTCATCATCGCCATCTCCCAATCGGGCACCTCCAGCGAGATCCTGACCCTGCTGCCGCTGATCAAACGCCTGGGCGTCCCTCTGATCAGCTTTGCCGGCAATCCCACCTCGCCCCTGGCGAAGGCGGCGGACGTCAATCTGGACACCAGCGTCGCCACCGAGGCTTGCCCGCTAAACCTGGCGCCCACCTCCTCGACCACCGTCGCCCTGGTCCTGGGCGACGCCTTGGCCATCGCCCTGCTCGAAGCCCGTGGCTTCACCGCCGAGGACTTCGCCTTCTCTCATCCAGGCGGCGCCCTGGGCCGTCGCCTGCTGCTGAAGGTGGAAGACGTCATGCATGCCGGCGTCGATCTGCCGCAGGTCAGCGAGGACACCCTAGTGTCCGACGCCCTGCTGGAGATGTCGCGCAAGGGGCTGGGCATGACCAGTGTGCTGGGCGCCGATGGCCGCCTCGCCGGTATCTTCACCGATGGCGATCTGCGGCGCGCTCTGGATCGCGGTATCGATGTCCGGACCACACCTATCGCAACCGTGATGACCCGCGGCGGTCGAACCGCCAGGGCCCGGATGCTCGCGGCGGAGGCGCTGAAGATCATGGAAGAACACAAGGTCAACTCGCTGGTGGTGATCGATGACGAGCGGCGCCCGGTCGGTGCGCTCAACATGGGCGACCTGCTACGCGCCGGGGTGCTGTAG
- the lptB gene encoding LPS export ABC transporter ATP-binding protein — protein MTVTLKAQHLAKSYKGRQVVRDVSVSIDSGQIVGLLGPNGAGKTTCFYMIVGLVKADQGRVLIDDQDVTALPMHGRARAGIGYLPQEASIFRKLTVADNILGILETRKDLDKAGRLRELESLLQEFHITHIRDNRGMSLSGGERRRVEIARALATAPKFILLDEPFAGVDPISVGDIKQIIRHLKAKGIGVLITDHNVRETLTICETAYIVNDGQLIAEGTAEEVLANDLVKEVYLGHEFRL, from the coding sequence ATGACGGTTACGCTCAAAGCCCAGCATCTGGCCAAGAGCTACAAGGGTCGTCAGGTCGTTCGTGATGTCAGCGTCAGCATCGACAGCGGCCAAATCGTTGGCCTGCTCGGCCCGAATGGCGCCGGCAAGACCACCTGCTTCTACATGATCGTCGGCCTGGTCAAGGCGGATCAGGGTCGCGTGCTGATCGACGACCAGGATGTCACCGCGCTGCCCATGCATGGCCGCGCCCGTGCCGGGATCGGCTATCTGCCCCAAGAAGCCTCGATCTTTCGCAAGCTGACCGTGGCCGACAACATCCTTGGCATTCTGGAAACCCGCAAGGACCTGGACAAGGCCGGACGACTGCGCGAGCTGGAAAGCCTGCTGCAGGAATTCCACATCACCCACATCCGCGACAACCGGGGCATGAGCCTGTCTGGCGGTGAAAGACGCCGTGTCGAGATCGCCCGCGCCCTCGCCACCGCGCCCAAGTTCATCCTGCTTGACGAACCCTTCGCGGGCGTGGACCCCATCTCGGTGGGCGATATCAAGCAGATCATCCGCCACCTCAAGGCCAAGGGCATCGGTGTGCTCATCACCGATCACAACGTGCGGGAAACCCTGACCATCTGCGAAACGGCCTATATCGTCAATGACGGCCAGCTCATCGCCGAAGGCACCGCCGAAGAAGTCCTTGCCAACGACCTGGTGAAGGAAGTCTATCTGGGCCACGAATTCCGCCTCTAG
- a CDS encoding RNA polymerase factor sigma-54, which translates to MKPSLVLKMGQQLTMTPQLQQAIRLLQLSTLDLQQEIQEALESNPMLERQEDGEDFDQSEASGESDEHANSGNMETTFKETSVATNELADESEWSERIPSDSELPVDTAWEDIYQTSASSLPSSDDDEWDFTTRTSAGESLQTHLLWQLNLAPMSDLDRLIALAIIDGIDTDGYLQESLEDIHASLDPDLEVDLDEVEVVLRRVQQFEPAGVAARNLRECLLIQLAQLPATLPLLGEAKRLVGDYLDLLGSRDYAQLMRRMKIKEDELKPIIELIQTLHPRPGSQIESGEAEYVVPDVIVRKHNERWLVELNQESMPRLRVNPQYAGFVKRADSSADNTYMRNQLQEARWFIKSLQSRNETLMKVATQIVEHQRGFLEYGEEAMKPLVLHDIAEAVGMHESTISRVTTQKFMHTPRGIYELKYFFSSHVSTAEGGECSSTAIRAIIKKLVAAENAKKPLSDSKIAGLLESQGIQVARRTVAKYRESLGIAPSSERKRLL; encoded by the coding sequence ATGAAACCATCGCTAGTCCTCAAGATGGGCCAGCAGCTGACGATGACGCCGCAGCTGCAACAAGCCATACGTCTGCTCCAGCTCTCGACGCTCGATTTGCAGCAGGAAATCCAGGAAGCCCTGGAATCCAATCCGATGCTGGAACGCCAGGAAGACGGGGAAGACTTCGACCAGAGCGAAGCCTCGGGCGAAAGCGACGAGCACGCGAACTCCGGCAACATGGAAACCACCTTCAAGGAAACCTCGGTCGCCACCAACGAGCTGGCCGACGAATCCGAGTGGAGCGAGCGCATCCCCAGCGACAGCGAGCTGCCGGTCGACACGGCCTGGGAAGACATCTACCAGACCAGCGCCAGCAGCCTGCCCAGCAGTGACGACGACGAGTGGGACTTCACCACTCGCACCTCGGCGGGCGAGAGCCTGCAGACGCATCTGCTCTGGCAGCTCAACCTGGCACCCATGTCGGACCTCGATCGGCTGATCGCGCTGGCCATCATCGATGGCATCGATACCGACGGTTACCTGCAGGAAAGCCTCGAAGACATCCATGCCTCGCTCGACCCGGACCTGGAAGTCGATCTCGACGAAGTCGAGGTGGTGCTCCGACGGGTCCAGCAATTCGAGCCCGCCGGCGTCGCCGCTCGCAATCTGCGCGAATGCCTGCTGATCCAGCTGGCGCAACTGCCGGCCACCCTCCCCTTGCTCGGCGAGGCCAAGCGCCTGGTCGGTGACTACCTGGATCTGCTCGGCAGCCGCGACTACGCGCAGCTGATGCGGCGCATGAAGATCAAGGAAGACGAACTCAAGCCGATCATCGAGCTGATCCAGACGCTGCATCCGCGGCCTGGCTCCCAGATCGAGTCCGGCGAAGCCGAATACGTGGTACCGGACGTCATCGTGCGCAAGCACAACGAGCGCTGGCTGGTGGAGCTCAATCAGGAATCCATGCCGCGCCTACGGGTGAATCCCCAGTATGCGGGCTTCGTCAAACGCGCCGACAGCAGCGCCGACAATACATACATGCGCAATCAGCTGCAGGAAGCGCGCTGGTTCATCAAGAGCCTGCAGAGCCGCAACGAGACCCTGATGAAGGTGGCGACCCAGATCGTCGAGCACCAGCGGGGTTTTCTCGAATACGGCGAAGAGGCCATGAAGCCGTTGGTCCTGCACGACATCGCCGAGGCGGTGGGCATGCACGAGTCGACCATCTCCCGGGTGACCACCCAGAAGTTCATGCACACCCCGCGTGGCATCTACGAACTCAAGTATTTCTTCTCCAGTCACGTCAGCACCGCCGAAGGGGGCGAATGCTCCTCCACCGCGATCCGCGCGATCATCAAGAAATTGGTAGCGGCGGAAAACGCGAAAAAGCCGTTGAGTGACAGCAAGATCGCTGGTTTACTGGAATCGCAAGGTATACAAGTCGCTCGTCGCACGGTGGCTAAGTATCGGGAATCCCTGGGTATCGCTCCGTCCAGCGAACGCAAGCGTCTCCTCTGA
- the lptA gene encoding lipopolysaccharide transport periplasmic protein LptA → MRFVKTLPFLFTLGATLGSAAAWALPTDRTQPIRVQADSAELDDKQGVAVYRGDVVITQGSMKITGNTVTLTQDNQGNIKVATAVGKPAYYEQKPSADKDIVKAYGLTIQYFAQENRIILIDQAKVVQQGNTFEGEKIVYDTQRQIVNAGRANGSKVTTPRPRIDMVIQPKDQQQSGQKQ, encoded by the coding sequence ATGAGGTTCGTTAAAACCCTCCCCTTCCTGTTCACCCTCGGCGCCACCTTGGGCAGTGCCGCGGCTTGGGCCCTGCCGACCGATCGCACCCAGCCGATCCGCGTGCAGGCCGACAGCGCCGAGCTCGATGACAAGCAGGGCGTGGCCGTGTATCGCGGAGACGTGGTCATCACCCAGGGCAGTATGAAGATCACCGGCAATACCGTGACCTTGACCCAGGACAACCAGGGCAATATCAAGGTCGCCACCGCAGTGGGCAAACCGGCCTACTACGAGCAGAAACCCTCGGCGGACAAGGACATCGTCAAGGCCTATGGCCTGACCATCCAATACTTCGCCCAGGAAAACCGCATCATCCTGATCGACCAGGCCAAGGTGGTCCAACAGGGCAACACCTTCGAAGGCGAGAAGATCGTCTACGACACCCAGCGCCAGATCGTCAATGCGGGACGGGCCAACGGCAGCAAGGTCACCACGCCGCGGCCGCGGATCGACATGGTCATCCAGCCCAAGGATCAGCAGCAGTCGGGGCAGAAACAATGA
- the lptC gene encoding LPS export ABC transporter periplasmic protein LptC has product MFRSLRRPVLLVLIAAALIAIGYWNILPQRFVDAPASSTPQDSAIDGYALNTRTIQYRLDGKIQYELKAERSEHVKATDVTLVTRPDMLAFRGTDFPWHIRSARAEVAPGGSQAELIDDVRVERTDAKGRPVVLTTTRMTVFPDKQYAQTEQAVRIEAANGVTTANGMKAYLEDGRMLLLSNVRGQHEVR; this is encoded by the coding sequence ATGTTTCGCAGCTTGCGCCGACCCGTGCTGTTGGTCCTGATCGCCGCCGCGCTCATCGCGATCGGCTACTGGAACATCCTGCCGCAGCGCTTCGTCGATGCTCCAGCGTCATCGACCCCGCAAGACAGCGCCATCGACGGTTATGCCCTCAATACCCGGACGATTCAGTATCGCCTGGACGGCAAGATCCAGTACGAACTCAAGGCCGAGCGCAGCGAACATGTCAAGGCCACCGACGTCACCCTGGTGACCCGGCCCGACATGCTGGCCTTTCGTGGCACAGACTTTCCCTGGCACATTCGCAGTGCCCGCGCCGAGGTCGCCCCCGGTGGCAGTCAGGCGGAGCTGATCGATGACGTGCGTGTGGAACGTACCGACGCGAAAGGCCGCCCGGTGGTATTGACCACCACCCGCATGACCGTCTTTCCTGACAAACAATATGCGCAAACTGAGCAAGCCGTTAGAATCGAGGCCGCCAATGGGGTGACCACGGCCAATGGCATGAAAGCGTATCTAGAAGACGGCAGAATGCTCCTGCTGTCCAACGTAAGAGGCCAGCATGAGGTTCGTTAA